One segment of Mastomys coucha isolate ucsf_1 unplaced genomic scaffold, UCSF_Mcou_1 pScaffold23, whole genome shotgun sequence DNA contains the following:
- the Epm2aip1 gene encoding EPM2A-interacting protein 1, whose protein sequence is MWMTPKRIRMEVDEALVFRPEWTQRYLVVEPAEGDGALCLVCRRLVASTRERDVRRHYEAEHEFYERFVGDEERAALVERLRQGDLSLASVLTPEERATRAGLGLCRFLALKGRGWGEGDFVHQCMEVLLREVLPDHVGVLEGIDLSPEITQQRILSIDSNLRSQLFNRARDFKAYSLALDDQAFVAYENYLLVFIRGVGRDLEVQEDLLTIINLTHHFSVGALMSAILEALQTAGLSLQRMVGLTTTHTLRMIGENSGLVSYMREKAVSPNCWNVIHYSGFLHLELLSSYDVDINQIINTISEWVVMIKTRGVRRPEFQPLLTESESEHGERVNGRCLNNWLRRGKTLKLIFSLRKEIEAFLVSVGATTVHFSDKQWLCDFGFLVDIMDYLREISEELQISKVFAAAAFERICTFEGKLSSLQRHMEEVNLTDFPAFSIIVDELKQQFKEDQKIFDPDRYQMVISRLQKDFERHFKDLRFIKKDLELFSNPFSFKPEYAPISVRVELTKLQANTDLWNEYRVKDLGQFYAGLSGDAYPIIKGVAYKVASLFDSNQICDKAFAYLTRNQHTLSQPLTDEHLQALFRVATTEMDPRWDDLVRERNDS, encoded by the coding sequence ATGTGGATGACGCCCAAGAGGATTAGGATGGAAGTCGACGAGGCTCTGGTGTTCCGTCCCGAGTGGACCCAGCGTTACCTGGTGGTGGAGCCTGCGGAAGGTGACGGGGCCCTGTGCCTGGTGTGTCGCCGCCTGGTCGCCTCTACTCGGGAACGCGACGTGAGGCGCCACTACGAGGCCGAGCACGAATTCTATGAACGGTTTGTAGGGGACGAGGAGCGCGCGGCCCTGGTGGAGCGCCTGCGGCAGGGTGACCTGTCTTTGGCCTCCGTGCTCACTCCGGAGGAGAGAGCGACGCGGGCAGGCCTCGGCCTCTGCCGCTTCTTGGCCTTGAAGGGTCGCGGCTGGGGTGAGGGTGACTTCGTACACCAGTGCATGGAGGTGTTGCTGAGAGAGGTGCTGCCGGATCACGTCGGCGTCCTGGAAGGCATTGACTTATCTCCAGAGATCACGCAGCAGAGGATTCTGAGCATTGACAGCAACCTCCGGAGCCAGCTGTTTAACCGAGCCAGGGACTTCAAAGCCTATTCCCTTGCTTTGGATGACCAGGCTTTTGTGGCCTATGAGAACTACCTGCTGGTCTTCATCCGTGGCGTCGGCCGCGACCTGGAGGTGCAAGAAGATCTTCTGACGATTATCAACCTGACTCATCACTTCAGTGTTGGGGCTCTCATGTCGGCAATTCTGGAGGCCCTGCAGACGGCGGGGCTCAGCTTACAGCGAATGGTTGGGCTGACCACGACCCACACTTTAAGGATGATTGGCGAGAACTCCGGACTGGTCTCCTACATGAGAGAAAAGGCTGTGAGTCCCAACTGCTGGAACGTTATCCACTATTCGGGATTTCTTCACTTGGAACTGTTGAGTTCTTATGATGTTGACATTAACCAGATCATAAATACCATATCTGAATGGGTAGTTATGATTAAGACCAGAGGTGTTAGGCGACCGGAGTTTCAACCTTTACTAACTGAATCTGAGTCAGAGCATGGCGAAAGAGTTAATGGACGGTGTTTGAACAACTGGCTGAGAAGAGGAAAAACGTTAAAGCTAATATTTTCACTACGAAAAGAAATCGAGGCGTTCTTGGTTTCAGTGGGAGCAACAACAGTTCATTTCTCAGACAAGCAGTGGCTTTGTGATTTTGGTTTCTTGGTAGATATTATGGATTATCTTCGGGAGATCAGTGAAGAGCTGCAGATCAGCAAAGTCTTTGCTGCCGCCGCCTTTGAGCGCATCTGTACCTTTGAGGGCAAGCTGAGTTCACTTCAGAGACATATGGAGGAAGTAAATCTGACAGACTTTCCTGCCTTCAGCATAATCGTTGATGAACTTAAACAGCAGTTTAAGGAAGATCAAAAAATATTTGATCCTGACAGGTATCAAATGGTGATCTCCCGCCTACAAAAAGATTTCGAGAGACATTTTAAGGACCTCAGGTTCATTAAAAAGGACTTAGAACTTTTCTCAAATCCATTTAGCTTTAAACCGGAATATGCGCCTATTTCTGTAAGAGTGGAGCTAACAAAACTTCAGGCGAACACTGACCTGTGGAATGAGTACAGAGTCAAAGACTTGGGACAGTTTTATGCTGGACTGTCTGGTGACGCTTACCCAATCATCAAAGGGGTCGCCTATAAGGTGGCATCCTTATTTGATAGTAACCAAATCTGTGATAAGGCTTTTGCATACTTAACTCGAAACCAGCACACGTTGAGCCAGCCACTGACGGATGAGCATCTCCAGGCACTGTTTCGAGTTGCCACAACTGAAATGGATCCTCGTTGGGATGATCttgtgagagaaagaaatgattcataa